One Pseudomonas sp. MH9.2 DNA segment encodes these proteins:
- the carA gene encoding glutamine-hydrolyzing carbamoyl-phosphate synthase small subunit produces MTKPAILALADGSIFRGEAIGADGQTVGEVVFNTAMTGYQEILTDPSYAQQIVTLTYPHIGNTGTTPEDAESNRVWSAGLVIRDLPLVASNWRNKMSLSDYLKANNVVAIAGIDTRRLTRILREKGAQNGCVMAGDNISEEAAIAAARGFPGLKGMDLAKVVSATERYEWLSGVWSLATDSHPDFAAADLKYHVVAYDYGIKLNILRMLVDRGCRVTVVPAQAPASDVLALKPDGVFLSNGPGDPEPCDYAIKAIQEILETEIPIFGICLGHQLLALASGAKTMKMGHGHHGANHPVQDLDTGVVMITSQNHGFAVDETTLPSNMRATHKSLFDGTLQGLERTDKSAFSFQGHPEASPGPTDVAPLFDRFIEAMAKRR; encoded by the coding sequence TTGACTAAGCCAGCCATACTCGCCCTTGCTGATGGCAGCATTTTTCGCGGCGAAGCCATTGGAGCCGACGGTCAAACCGTTGGTGAGGTGGTGTTTAACACCGCAATGACCGGCTATCAGGAAATCCTTACCGATCCTTCCTATGCCCAACAGATCGTCACTCTGACGTATCCACATATCGGTAACACCGGTACGACGCCAGAAGACGCCGAGTCCAATCGCGTCTGGTCGGCAGGATTGGTCATCCGCGACTTGCCGTTGGTCGCGAGCAACTGGCGCAACAAGATGTCCCTGTCGGACTACTTGAAAGCCAACAATGTTGTCGCAATCGCCGGTATCGATACCCGCCGCCTGACCCGCATTCTGCGCGAGAAAGGCGCACAAAACGGCTGCGTCATGGCCGGCGATAACATTTCCGAAGAAGCGGCGATTGCCGCTGCTCGTGGCTTCCCTGGCCTCAAGGGCATGGATCTGGCGAAAGTCGTCAGCGCCACGGAGCGCTATGAGTGGCTCTCCGGTGTCTGGAGCCTGGCGACTGACAGTCACCCGGACTTCGCAGCCGCAGACTTGAAGTACCACGTCGTGGCTTACGACTACGGCATCAAACTGAATATCCTGCGTATGCTGGTTGATCGCGGTTGCCGTGTCACGGTAGTCCCTGCACAAGCGCCTGCCAGTGATGTGTTGGCGCTCAAGCCGGACGGTGTATTCCTGTCTAACGGTCCTGGCGACCCGGAGCCGTGCGACTACGCGATCAAGGCGATTCAGGAAATACTGGAAACCGAAATCCCGATCTTCGGTATCTGCCTCGGTCACCAATTGCTGGCACTTGCTTCTGGAGCCAAGACCATGAAGATGGGGCATGGTCACCACGGTGCAAACCACCCGGTCCAGGATCTGGACACCGGTGTCGTGATGATTACCAGCCAAAACCACGGTTTTGCGGTGGACGAGACTACGCTGCCAAGCAACATGCGGGCGACTCACAAGTCGCTGTTCGATGGCACCTTGCAGGGCCTTGAGCGCACCGACAAGAGCGCGTTCAGCTTCCAGGGTCACCCTGAAGCGAGCCCGGGCCCTACCGACGTGGCGCCACTGTTCGATCGCTTTATCGAAGCCATGGCCAAGCGACGCTGA
- the carB gene encoding carbamoyl-phosphate synthase large subunit, which translates to MPKRTDIKSILILGAGPIVIGQACEFDYSGAQACKALREEGYRVILVNSNPATIMTDPSMADATYIEPIKWQTVAKIIEKERPDALLPTMGGQTALNCALDLEREGVLEKFGVEMIGANADTIDKAEDRSRFDKAMKSIGLDCPRSGIAHTMEEAYVVLEKLGFPCIIRPSFTMGGTGGGIAYNREEFEEICNRGLDLSPTKELLIDESLIGWKEYEMEVVRDKKDNCIIVCSIENFDPMGVHTGDSITVAPAQTLTDKEYQIMRNASLAVLREIGVETGGSNVQFGICPDTGRMVVIEMNPRVSRSSALASKATGFPIARVAAKLAIGYTLDELQNEITGGKTPASFEPSIDYVVTKLPRFAFEKFPKADARLTTQMKSVGEVMAIGRTFQESLQKALRGLEVGVCGLDPKLDLTNPESMAVLKRELTVPGAERIWYVADAFRAGMTVEEIFSMNMIDPWFLVQIEDLVKEEEKIKTLGLATIDRDLMFRLKRKGFSDARLAKLLGVTEKNLRRHRHKLEIFPVYKRVDTCAAEFATDTAYLYSTYEEECEANPSTRDKIMILGGGPNRIGQGIEFDYCCVHAALALREDGYETIMVNCNPETVSTDFDTSDRLYFEPVTLEDVLEICRVEKPKGVIVQYGGQTPLKLARALEEAGVPIIGTSPDSIDRAEDRERFQQMVERLNLRQPPNATVRSEDEAIRAAGKIGYPLVVRPSYVLGGRAMEIVYEEEELKRYLRDAVKVSNDSPVLLDHFLNCAIEMDVDAVCDGTDVVIGAIMQHIEQAGVHSGDSACSLPPYSLPAHIQDEMREQVKKMALELGVIGLMNVQLALQGDDIYVIEVNPRASRTVPFVSKCIGVSLAMIAARVMAGKTLKEIGFTKEIIPNFYSVKEAVFPFAKFPGVDPILGPEMKSTGEVMGVGDTFGEAFAKAQMGASELLPTGGTAFISVRDDDKPLVAGVARDLINLGFEIVATAGTAQLIEAAGLKVRRVNKVTEGRPHVVDMIKNDEVTLIINTTEGRQSIADSYSIRRNALQHKIYCTTTIAAGEAICEALKFGPEKTVRRLQDLHAGLKV; encoded by the coding sequence ATGCCAAAACGTACAGATATAAAAAGCATCCTGATTCTCGGCGCCGGCCCCATCGTGATCGGCCAGGCCTGTGAATTCGACTACTCCGGCGCCCAGGCCTGCAAAGCCCTGCGCGAAGAGGGTTACCGCGTCATCCTGGTGAACTCCAACCCAGCGACCATCATGACCGACCCGTCAATGGCCGATGCGACCTACATCGAACCGATCAAATGGCAGACCGTTGCCAAGATCATCGAGAAGGAGCGTCCAGACGCACTGCTGCCAACCATGGGTGGCCAGACTGCGCTGAACTGCGCGTTGGACTTGGAGCGCGAAGGCGTTCTGGAAAAATTCGGCGTCGAAATGATTGGCGCCAATGCCGACACCATCGACAAGGCCGAAGACCGTTCGCGCTTTGATAAGGCAATGAAGTCCATCGGTCTGGATTGCCCGCGTTCGGGTATTGCCCACACCATGGAGGAAGCTTACGTCGTCCTGGAAAAACTGGGCTTCCCGTGCATCATCCGTCCGTCCTTCACCATGGGCGGCACAGGTGGCGGTATTGCTTACAATCGCGAAGAATTCGAAGAAATCTGCAACCGAGGTCTGGACCTGTCGCCGACCAAAGAGCTGCTGATCGACGAATCGCTGATCGGTTGGAAAGAGTACGAGATGGAAGTGGTCCGCGACAAAAAGGACAACTGCATCATCGTTTGCTCCATCGAAAACTTTGACCCGATGGGCGTTCACACCGGCGATTCGATCACTGTTGCGCCAGCGCAGACGCTGACCGACAAGGAATACCAGATCATGCGTAACGCCTCGCTGGCGGTACTGCGTGAGATCGGTGTGGAGACCGGCGGCTCGAACGTGCAGTTCGGTATCTGCCCGGACACTGGCCGTATGGTCGTGATCGAGATGAACCCGCGGGTTTCCCGTTCTTCGGCACTGGCCTCGAAAGCCACCGGCTTTCCTATCGCCCGGGTCGCGGCCAAGTTGGCAATTGGTTACACCCTCGACGAACTGCAGAACGAAATCACTGGCGGCAAGACCCCGGCATCGTTCGAGCCGTCTATCGATTACGTGGTCACCAAACTGCCACGCTTCGCCTTTGAAAAATTCCCCAAGGCCGACGCACGCCTGACCACGCAGATGAAGTCGGTCGGCGAAGTCATGGCCATCGGCCGCACGTTCCAGGAATCCCTGCAGAAAGCCCTGCGCGGTCTGGAAGTGGGTGTCTGCGGTCTGGACCCCAAGCTTGACCTGACCAACCCGGAAAGCATGGCCGTGCTCAAGCGTGAGCTGACGGTGCCGGGCGCTGAGCGCATCTGGTACGTGGCAGACGCTTTCCGTGCAGGCATGACGGTTGAAGAAATTTTCAGCATGAACATGATCGACCCTTGGTTCCTGGTTCAGATCGAAGATCTGGTCAAGGAAGAAGAGAAGATCAAGACGCTGGGTCTGGCTACCATCGACCGTGATCTGATGTTCCGCCTCAAGCGCAAAGGCTTCTCCGATGCGCGTCTGGCCAAGCTGCTGGGTGTCACCGAGAAAAACCTGCGTCGCCATCGTCACAAGCTTGAGATCTTCCCGGTCTACAAGCGCGTCGATACCTGCGCAGCTGAGTTCGCCACCGATACCGCTTATCTGTACTCGACCTATGAGGAAGAGTGCGAGGCCAACCCGTCGACGCGCGACAAGATCATGATTCTTGGCGGTGGTCCGAACCGCATCGGCCAAGGCATCGAGTTCGACTACTGCTGCGTACATGCGGCACTGGCCCTGCGTGAAGACGGGTACGAGACCATCATGGTCAACTGCAACCCGGAAACCGTATCCACCGATTTCGATACCTCGGATCGCCTGTACTTTGAGCCAGTAACCCTGGAAGACGTGCTGGAAATCTGCCGCGTCGAAAAGCCTAAAGGCGTGATCGTTCAGTACGGCGGCCAAACTCCGCTGAAACTGGCGCGTGCTCTTGAGGAAGCTGGCGTGCCGATCATCGGCACCAGCCCTGACTCAATCGACCGTGCCGAAGACCGTGAGCGCTTCCAGCAAATGGTCGAGCGCCTGAATTTGCGTCAGCCGCCTAACGCCACTGTGCGCAGCGAAGATGAAGCCATTCGCGCCGCAGGCAAGATTGGTTACCCGCTAGTGGTGCGTCCGTCCTACGTGTTGGGCGGTCGGGCGATGGAAATCGTTTACGAAGAAGAAGAGCTCAAGCGCTACTTGCGTGATGCGGTGAAAGTGTCCAACGACAGCCCGGTGCTGCTGGACCACTTCCTCAACTGCGCCATCGAGATGGATGTCGATGCGGTTTGTGACGGCACTGACGTAGTCATTGGCGCGATCATGCAGCACATTGAGCAGGCAGGCGTTCACTCCGGTGACTCTGCATGCTCGCTGCCACCGTACTCGCTGCCTGCGCATATCCAGGACGAGATGCGCGAACAGGTCAAGAAAATGGCTCTGGAGCTGGGCGTCATCGGCTTGATGAACGTACAGCTGGCGCTGCAAGGCGATGACATCTACGTTATTGAAGTCAATCCGCGTGCTTCGCGTACCGTGCCGTTTGTGTCCAAGTGCATCGGTGTTTCCCTGGCGATGATCGCGGCACGCGTCATGGCTGGCAAAACCCTGAAGGAAATAGGGTTCACAAAAGAAATCATTCCGAACTTCTACAGCGTCAAAGAAGCGGTATTCCCGTTTGCCAAGTTCCCGGGTGTTGACCCTATTCTCGGCCCGGAGATGAAGTCCACCGGCGAAGTCATGGGCGTGGGCGATACGTTCGGCGAAGCCTTCGCCAAGGCTCAAATGGGTGCCAGCGAGCTACTGCCGACCGGTGGTACTGCGTTCATCAGCGTTCGCGATGACGACAAGCCGCTTGTGGCCGGTGTCGCGCGTGATCTGATCAATCTGGGCTTCGAAATTGTCGCGACGGCCGGAACCGCTCAGTTGATTGAGGCTGCGGGCCTGAAAGTGCGTCGCGTCAACAAGGTGACAGAAGGTCGTCCACACGTGGTCGATATGATCAAAAATGACGAAGTCACGCTGATCATCAACACCACTGAGGGCCGTCAGTCGATCGCTGATTCTTACTCGATTCGTCGTAATGCCTTGCAGCACAAAATTTACTGCACGACCACCATCGCTGCGGGTGAAGCCATCTGTGAAGCGCTGAAGTTCGGTCCAGAGAAGACTGTACGGCGCTTGCAGGATCTACATGCAGGATTAAAGGTATGA
- the greA gene encoding transcription elongation factor GreA has protein sequence MTKYPMTIRGARALEEELTHLTKVIRPKLSQDIGTARELGDLKENAEYHAAREQQGMVEARVRDIEGRLQNAVVIDVTTIVHTGKVIFGTTVEIANVETDERVKYQIVGEDEADIKQGKLSVGSPIARALIAKEEGEVVTVRTPSGVIEYEIVEVSHI, from the coding sequence ATGACCAAATATCCAATGACCATTCGGGGCGCTCGCGCCCTGGAAGAAGAACTGACTCACCTGACAAAGGTGATTCGCCCCAAGCTAAGCCAGGACATCGGTACTGCGCGTGAGCTGGGCGATCTCAAGGAAAACGCTGAATACCACGCTGCTCGCGAGCAGCAGGGCATGGTGGAAGCACGGGTTCGTGATATTGAAGGCCGACTGCAGAACGCAGTGGTCATTGACGTGACGACGATTGTGCACACCGGCAAGGTTATATTCGGCACGACTGTCGAGATCGCTAACGTCGAAACCGATGAACGCGTGAAATATCAGATCGTTGGTGAAGACGAAGCTGATATCAAGCAGGGCAAGCTTTCGGTCGGCTCACCCATCGCTCGTGCCTTGATTGCCAAGGAAGAGGGTGAAGTGGTGACAGTCAGAACGCCAAGTGGTGTGATCGAGTACGAGATTGTCGAAGTCAGCCATATCTAA
- a CDS encoding YhbY family RNA-binding protein — protein sequence MPLTQEQKKQYKSIGHHLKAVLIVADKGLTEGVLAELERALGDHELIKIKLNILDRESRLEAVAALCKAGKADLVQVIGKMALIYRKNAKVNKLLSNVHRFHA from the coding sequence ATGCCGCTCACTCAGGAGCAGAAGAAACAGTACAAATCCATTGGCCATCATCTGAAAGCAGTATTGATTGTGGCTGACAAAGGTTTGACTGAAGGTGTGTTAGCCGAACTTGAACGCGCATTGGGCGATCACGAGCTGATTAAAATCAAACTCAACATCCTCGACCGCGAAAGCCGCCTGGAGGCCGTTGCAGCGTTGTGCAAGGCCGGCAAAGCGGATTTGGTGCAAGTCATCGGTAAAATGGCGTTGATTTATCGCAAGAACGCCAAGGTAAACAAGCTGTTGTCCAACGTCCACCGCTTCCACGCATAA
- the rlmE gene encoding 23S rRNA (uridine(2552)-2'-O)-methyltransferase RlmE gives MARSKTSHNWLKEHFDDPYVKMAQKDGYRSRASYKLLEIQEKDRLIRPGMTVIDLGAAPGGWSQVTSRLIGGQGRLIASDILEMDSIPDVTFIQGDFTEDAVLAQILEAVGNTQVDLVISDMAPNMSGLAAVDMPRAMFLCELSLDLAGRVLRPGGDFLVKIFQGDGFDAFHKSVRQVFDKVQMRKPAASRDRSREQYLLGRGFRGIKGAESVERL, from the coding sequence GTGGCCCGTTCCAAAACAAGCCATAACTGGTTGAAAGAACATTTCGACGACCCTTACGTCAAAATGGCGCAAAAAGACGGGTATCGTTCGCGTGCCAGCTACAAGCTCCTGGAGATCCAGGAAAAGGACCGGTTGATCCGCCCAGGCATGACCGTTATCGACCTTGGCGCCGCGCCAGGAGGCTGGTCGCAGGTTACCAGTCGTCTGATTGGTGGTCAGGGGCGTTTGATCGCCTCAGACATTCTCGAAATGGACAGCATCCCTGATGTGACCTTCATTCAGGGTGATTTCACGGAGGATGCGGTGCTGGCTCAAATCCTCGAGGCTGTCGGTAATACACAAGTAGACCTTGTGATTTCCGATATGGCCCCCAATATGAGTGGACTGGCTGCTGTTGACATGCCACGCGCTATGTTTCTTTGCGAGCTGTCGCTTGATTTGGCGGGTCGTGTATTGCGTCCAGGTGGTGATTTTCTGGTCAAGATTTTCCAGGGCGATGGTTTCGACGCGTTCCATAAGTCGGTTCGCCAAGTGTTTGACAAGGTCCAGATGCGCAAACCGGCGGCTTCACGCGATCGGTCTCGCGAGCAGTATTTGCTGGGTCGAGGGTTTCGCGGCATCAAGGGCGCTGAAAGCGTTGAGCGGCTTTGA
- the ftsH gene encoding ATP-dependent zinc metalloprotease FtsH → MAKNLILWLIIAAVLVTVMNNFSSPNEPQTLNYSEFIQQVKDGKVEKVAVDGYVITGKRADGDSFKTIRPAIQDNGLIGDLVDNHVVIEGKQPEQQSIWTQLLVASFPILVIIAVFMFFMRQMQGGAGGKGGPMSFGKSKARLLSEDQVKTTLGDVAGCDEAKEEVGELVEFLRDPGKFQRLGGRIPRGVLMVGPPGTGKTLLAKAIAGEAKVPFFTISGSDFVEMFVGVGASRVRDMFEQAKKHAPCIIFIDEIDAVGRHRGSGMGGGHDEREQTLNQLLVEMDGFEMNDGIIVIAATNRPDVLDPALLRPGRFDRQVVVGLPDIRGREQILKVHMRKVPMGEDVNPGVIARGTPGFSGADLANLVNEASLFAARTGKRIVEMKEFELAKDKIMMGAERKSMVMSEKEKRNTAYHEAGHAIVGRMVPEHDPVYKVSIIPRGRALGVTMFLPEEDRYSLSKRALISQICSLYGGRIAEEMTLGFDGVTTGASNDIMRASQIARNMVTKWGLSEKLGPLMYAEDEGEMFLGRGGGGQHSSVSAETARLIDSEVRSIIDQCYGSAKHILTENRDKLDAMADALMKYETIDAEQIDDIMAGRAPREPRDWEGGSGTTPAAPLGPRPETPIGGPAAEL, encoded by the coding sequence ATGGCAAAGAATTTGATCCTGTGGTTGATCATCGCCGCTGTCCTTGTGACAGTGATGAACAACTTCTCCAGCCCAAACGAGCCGCAAACCCTCAACTATTCCGAGTTCATCCAGCAGGTTAAGGATGGCAAGGTCGAGAAGGTTGCCGTCGACGGTTATGTCATCACCGGCAAGCGTGCCGATGGCGACTCTTTCAAAACTATTCGCCCGGCGATTCAGGACAATGGCCTGATCGGTGATCTGGTGGACAATCATGTAGTGATTGAAGGCAAGCAGCCTGAGCAGCAGAGCATATGGACTCAGCTTCTGGTCGCAAGCTTCCCGATCCTGGTGATCATCGCTGTCTTCATGTTTTTCATGCGGCAGATGCAGGGTGGTGCCGGCGGTAAAGGCGGGCCGATGAGCTTTGGCAAGAGCAAGGCGCGGCTGCTGTCCGAGGATCAGGTCAAGACCACGCTGGGCGACGTTGCCGGTTGCGACGAAGCTAAAGAAGAAGTCGGCGAACTCGTTGAGTTTCTCCGTGATCCGGGCAAGTTCCAGCGTCTGGGCGGCCGGATCCCACGCGGTGTGCTGATGGTTGGCCCGCCAGGGACCGGTAAAACCCTGTTGGCCAAGGCCATTGCAGGTGAAGCCAAGGTACCGTTCTTCACTATTTCCGGTTCCGACTTTGTCGAGATGTTCGTGGGCGTTGGTGCAAGCCGCGTCCGGGACATGTTTGAACAAGCCAAGAAACATGCGCCGTGCATCATCTTCATCGACGAAATCGATGCGGTCGGTCGCCATCGTGGTTCTGGCATGGGGGGTGGTCACGATGAACGTGAGCAGACTCTCAACCAGTTGCTGGTGGAGATGGATGGCTTCGAAATGAATGACGGCATCATCGTCATCGCCGCTACCAACCGTCCGGACGTACTCGACCCTGCGCTGCTGCGTCCAGGCCGTTTCGACCGTCAGGTGGTGGTTGGTCTGCCGGATATTCGTGGTCGCGAACAAATTCTGAAAGTCCATATGCGCAAAGTACCCATGGGTGAAGACGTCAACCCGGGCGTGATCGCTCGTGGTACGCCGGGCTTCTCCGGTGCTGACCTGGCTAACCTGGTCAACGAAGCTTCTCTGTTTGCCGCGCGTACCGGTAAACGTATCGTTGAGATGAAAGAGTTTGAGTTGGCCAAAGACAAGATCATGATGGGCGCCGAGCGCAAATCAATGGTCATGTCCGAGAAAGAGAAACGGAACACGGCTTATCACGAAGCGGGTCACGCCATCGTGGGTCGCATGGTGCCTGAACATGATCCGGTCTATAAGGTGTCTATCATTCCGCGTGGTCGTGCGCTGGGTGTGACCATGTTCTTGCCTGAAGAAGATCGTTACAGCTTGTCCAAGCGTGCGCTGATCAGTCAGATCTGCTCGCTGTATGGCGGGCGAATCGCTGAAGAAATGACCTTGGGCTTCGACGGCGTGACCACTGGCGCTTCCAACGACATTATGCGTGCAAGTCAAATTGCCCGGAACATGGTGACCAAGTGGGGCTTGTCAGAAAAGCTCGGTCCGCTGATGTATGCTGAAGATGAGGGTGAAATGTTCCTCGGTCGCGGCGGCGGCGGTCAGCACTCCAGCGTTTCTGCTGAAACGGCAAGGCTTATCGACTCTGAAGTTCGGAGTATCATTGATCAGTGCTACGGCAGCGCCAAGCATATCCTCACGGAGAATCGTGACAAACTTGATGCGATGGCCGATGCGCTGATGAAATATGAAACCATCGATGCTGAACAGATCGATGACATCATGGCCGGTCGCGCTCCTCGCGAACCGCGTGATTGGGAAGGTGGCTCCGGTACTACTCCGGCCGCGCCTCTGGGCCCGCGTCCAGAAACCCCTATCGGCGGTCCGGCTGCTGAACTCTAA
- the folP gene encoding dihydropteroate synthase, with product MTSALYPTRLPCGSRVLDLAHTHVMGILNITPDSFSDGGRFSQREAALRHAEEMVAAGATLIDVGGESTRPGARAVSPVEELERIGPVVEALSRELDVIISVDTSTPAVIRETARLGAGLINDVRSLRREGALDAAAATGLPVCLMHMRGEPGDMQDNPQYEDLVGEVSAFLLERMEQCAAVGIPRERIILDPGFGFAKNLQHNLSLFKHMEALHALGRPLLVGVSRKSMIGQVLGRPVAERLSGGLALAAMAMIKGARILRVHDVAETVDVVRMIAAVESAE from the coding sequence ATGACTTCTGCGCTGTACCCAACCCGGTTGCCTTGCGGCAGCCGGGTTCTTGATTTGGCCCATACGCACGTGATGGGCATCCTGAATATCACGCCAGACTCTTTTTCGGACGGCGGCCGATTCAGTCAGCGCGAGGCGGCGTTGCGTCACGCCGAAGAGATGGTCGCTGCAGGTGCGACGTTGATCGATGTCGGTGGCGAGTCCACGCGGCCCGGTGCGCGCGCAGTTTCTCCTGTCGAAGAGCTTGAACGAATAGGTCCTGTCGTCGAGGCGCTAAGTCGCGAACTTGATGTGATTATTTCGGTCGATACTTCTACGCCAGCGGTCATTCGTGAGACGGCGCGCCTCGGTGCGGGCCTTATCAACGATGTGCGCTCTTTGCGTCGTGAGGGTGCTCTGGACGCTGCTGCGGCCACGGGTTTGCCTGTGTGTCTGATGCATATGCGCGGCGAGCCGGGCGATATGCAGGATAATCCGCAGTATGAGGATCTTGTGGGGGAGGTGTCCGCGTTTTTGCTCGAGCGGATGGAGCAGTGCGCGGCAGTCGGCATACCGCGTGAGCGGATTATTCTGGATCCGGGATTTGGCTTTGCTAAAAACCTTCAGCACAACCTGAGCCTGTTCAAGCATATGGAAGCCTTGCATGCGCTCGGCAGGCCGTTATTGGTAGGTGTGTCGCGCAAGAGCATGATTGGTCAGGTGCTTGGGCGTCCGGTTGCTGAGAGGCTTTCTGGTGGTCTGGCGTTGGCCGCCATGGCCATGATCAAGGGTGCACGCATTTTACGTGTGCACGATGTGGCCGAAACCGTCGACGTGGTGCGAATGATCGCTGCAGTCGAATCGGCTGAATAA
- the glmM gene encoding phosphoglucosamine mutase, with protein MTRKYFGTDGIRGRVGQFPITPDFMLKLGWAAGMAFRRLGACRVLVGKDTRISGYMFESALEAGLSAAGADVMLLGPMPTPAIAYLTRTFHAEAGIVISASHNPHHDNGIKFFSGQGTKLPDEVEMMIEELLDAPMTVVESDKLGKVSRINDAAGRYIEFCKSSVPSSTDFAGLKLVIDCAHGATYKVAPNVFRELGAQVTVLSAEPNGLNINDDCGSTHMGNLQAAVLAGHADLGIAFDGDGDRVLMVDHTGAIVDGDDLLFIIARDLHERGKLQGGVVGTLMSNLGLELAFADLKIPFVRAGVGDRYVVAELLERNWQIGGENSGHIICFQHTTTGDAIIAALQVLLALRRRDESLALARQALRKCPQVLLNVRFAGGVDPVQHPAVKEACERVTVAMGGRGRVLLRKSGTEPLVRVMVEGDDEILVRGYADELAKLVTEVCA; from the coding sequence ATGACTAGAAAATATTTCGGTACCGACGGCATTCGTGGCCGGGTCGGTCAATTTCCGATTACTCCGGATTTTATGCTCAAGCTTGGCTGGGCCGCAGGGATGGCGTTCCGTCGCTTGGGTGCTTGCCGGGTTCTTGTCGGTAAAGACACGCGCATTTCTGGCTACATGTTCGAGTCGGCGCTGGAGGCCGGTCTCTCGGCTGCTGGCGCTGACGTCATGCTGCTGGGGCCGATGCCTACTCCGGCCATCGCCTATCTGACCCGCACCTTTCATGCCGAAGCTGGCATTGTGATCAGTGCGTCGCACAATCCTCATCATGACAACGGCATCAAATTCTTCTCTGGTCAGGGCACCAAATTGCCTGACGAAGTGGAAATGATGATCGAAGAGCTGCTTGATGCGCCGATGACGGTGGTTGAGTCCGATAAGCTGGGCAAGGTTTCGCGTATCAATGATGCCGCCGGGCGTTATATCGAATTCTGTAAAAGCAGTGTTCCGAGCAGTACCGATTTTGCAGGTTTAAAGCTGGTCATCGATTGCGCTCACGGGGCCACTTACAAAGTCGCACCCAACGTTTTTCGTGAGTTGGGCGCTCAGGTGACAGTTTTGTCGGCTGAGCCTAACGGCTTGAACATCAATGATGACTGCGGGTCGACCCATATGGGCAACTTGCAGGCTGCTGTGCTGGCAGGGCATGCCGATCTGGGTATCGCCTTCGATGGCGATGGCGACCGGGTGCTGATGGTCGATCACACGGGTGCAATCGTCGATGGTGATGATCTTTTGTTCATTATTGCGCGTGATTTGCATGAACGAGGCAAGCTGCAAGGCGGTGTCGTTGGCACGCTGATGAGTAATCTCGGGCTTGAGCTGGCATTTGCGGACTTAAAGATTCCGTTCGTGCGTGCGGGCGTTGGTGACCGTTATGTAGTTGCGGAGTTGCTTGAGCGTAACTGGCAGATCGGTGGTGAGAACTCCGGTCACATTATCTGCTTCCAGCACACCACGACCGGTGACGCTATCATTGCTGCGCTGCAGGTTCTGCTAGCACTACGTCGTCGCGACGAAAGCCTGGCGTTGGCGCGACAAGCGCTGCGCAAGTGTCCTCAGGTACTGCTTAATGTGCGCTTCGCAGGCGGTGTGGATCCGGTCCAGCATCCTGCCGTGAAAGAGGCTTGCGAGCGCGTTACTGTGGCTATGGGTGGCCGTGGGCGCGTGCTGTTACGCAAATCTGGCACTGAGCCATTGGTCCGTGTCATGGTCGAAGGTGACGACGAAATCCTGGTTCGCGGTTACGCCGATGAGCTGGCAAAACTGGTAACTGAAGTTTGCGCCTGA
- the tpiA gene encoding triose-phosphate isomerase, producing the protein MRRLMVAGNWKMHGTRASVAELINGLRNQALPSGVDVAVFPPCLYINQVIDGLDGKSVAVGAQNSAVEPVQGALTGETSPSQLADAGCTLVLVGHSERRQIMGERDDVLNRKFAAAQACGLTPVLCVGETLEQREAGKTFEVVARQLGSIIEELGVGAFVNAVIAYEPVWAIGTGLTASPQQAQEVHAAIRAQLAAENAEVAQGVRLLYGGSVKAANAAELFGMPDIDGGLIGGASLNADEFGAICRAAGN; encoded by the coding sequence ATGCGTCGCCTAATGGTAGCTGGTAACTGGAAGATGCACGGTACCCGCGCCAGCGTCGCTGAGCTGATCAATGGCCTTCGTAATCAGGCCTTGCCGAGCGGTGTTGATGTAGCGGTGTTTCCGCCTTGTTTGTACATCAATCAGGTGATTGACGGCCTTGATGGCAAGTCGGTCGCCGTAGGTGCGCAGAATTCTGCGGTAGAGCCAGTGCAGGGTGCGTTGACCGGTGAGACTTCGCCGAGTCAGCTGGCTGATGCGGGCTGTACCCTGGTCCTGGTAGGGCACTCTGAGCGTCGTCAGATCATGGGCGAGCGCGACGATGTCCTTAATCGCAAGTTCGCGGCAGCTCAGGCGTGTGGTTTGACGCCGGTGTTGTGCGTAGGGGAGACCCTGGAGCAGCGCGAAGCGGGTAAGACGTTTGAAGTTGTCGCGCGTCAGCTTGGCAGCATCATCGAAGAGCTGGGCGTCGGTGCTTTTGTAAATGCAGTCATTGCTTACGAGCCTGTCTGGGCCATTGGTACCGGACTGACTGCATCGCCCCAACAGGCGCAGGAAGTGCACGCAGCCATTCGTGCGCAGTTGGCGGCAGAGAATGCTGAGGTTGCACAAGGTGTGCGGCTTCTTTATGGCGGCAGCGTGAAGGCGGCCAATGCGGCTGAACTGTTCGGCATGCCGGATATCGATGGGGGGCTCATTGGTGGAGCGTCCCTGAATGCAGATGAGTTCGGTGCGATTTGTCGCGCCGCGGGAAACTGA